In the genome of Cryptomeria japonica chromosome 8, Sugi_1.0, whole genome shotgun sequence, one region contains:
- the LOC131857446 gene encoding polygalacturonase 1 beta-like protein 3, with the protein MECRTILLGLVVCALATSTCEGGGAQPFAAKASLLRFWRRTLPNARLPPFLLDKASPLDATSVALFSGYMKNHTLSVHIASFCTAADLLCTRKTVDDQKAVSSPSDFEGYTTDKDFKNYNADGNTFTNYSDNSNVVKDDFKGYGPKSSGIQSFQNYAPGSNVVNEGFANYGTDSSALQQFTSYSDQANVIKNDFATYGKDANGILSQFTSYANNSNIITNDFKGYDQGGNGPLEQFTSYADNGNVARNDFQNYANGANGALEQFTSYAAGASEPQNLFKTYGKDGNAPSLFFTNYGKNVTGASNEFAGYNEGTNAASGSFISYAKNSTFKIYANTGPTFSDYTNTTSTGVEAGKFFRENLLVQGKTLPMPDIKDYMPKRSFLPGSLAKNLPFSTQTLPELMKTFHIPENSTMADIMARTLGDCERPAVKDEIKKCVRSVEGMAEFAVSVLGSKVEILTTQSTAGSRSQVSVGAVTGKDGGKITRSVSCHQSLFPFLVYYCHAVPKVKVYQAELLSMKEKKKINNGVAICHLDTTQWSATHAAFRALGHAPGKIEVCHWIFENDLIWVPISA; encoded by the exons ATGGAATGTCGCACGATCCTGCTGGGTCTGGTTGTATGCGCACTCGCC ACATCTACATGTGAAGGCGGAGGAGCGCAGCCGTTCGCAGCGAAGGCATCTCTGTTACGTTTCTGGCGTCGCACATTGCCCAATGCGAGGCTCCCACCATTCTTGCTGGACAAAGCGTCTCCTCTCGACGCTACTTCCGTTGCTCTGTTTTCTGGCTACATGAAAAACCACACGCTCTCTGTTCACATCGCGTCCTTCTGCACAGCTGCGGATCTTCTCTGCACTCGCAAAACAGTCGATGACCAGAAAGCCGTTTCCAGCCCATCAGATTTCGAGGGCTACACTACCGATAAAGATTTCAAAAATTACAACGCCGACGGCAACACTTTCACAAACTACTCCGACAACTCCAACGTAGTAAAGGACGACTTCAAAGGATACGGCCCCAAATCCAGCGGTATTCAGAGTTTCCAAAACTACGCCCCGGGTTCCAATGTCGTCAACGAGGGCTTCGCCAACTATGGCACCGACAGCTCCGCCCTCCAGCAATTCACGAGCTACTCAGACCAGGCCAATGTCATAAAAAACGACTTCGCCACCTACGGCAAGGACGCCAACGGGATTCTGTCCCAGTTCACCAGTTACGCCAACAATTCCAATATCATCACCAACGATTTCAAGGGCTACGACCAGGGCGGAAACGGTCCTCTTGAACAATTCACCTCCTATGCCGACAACGGCAACGTGGCCAGGAACGACTTTCAGAACTATGCGAACGGCGCAAACGGGGCGCTCGAGCAATTCACAAGCTATGCCGCCGGGGCAAGTGAGCCGCAAAATTTGTTCAAAACTTATGGAAAGGACGGCAACGCTCCCTCGCTTTTCTTCACCAACTATGGCAAAAATGTTACCGGCGCTTCCAACGAGTTTGCTGGGTACAACGAAGGCACCAATGCCGCCTCCGGGAGTTTCATTTCATACGCCAAGAATTCAACCTTCAAAATTTACGCCAATACCGGCCCGACGTTCTCtgactacaccaacaccacttctaCAGGCGTAGAGGCTGGGAAGTTCTTCAGGGAGAATCTGTTGGTGCAGGGCAAAACTCTCCCCATGCCCGATATCAAGGACTACATGCCCAAAAGATCGTTTCTTCCTGGCTCCTTGGCAAAAAATCTGCCCTTTTCTACGCAGACTCTGCCGGAGCTGATGAAGACGTTTCACATTCCAGAAAACTCGACAATGGCGGACATCATGGCGCGGACGCTGGGAGATTGCGAAAGGCCGGCGGTGAAGGACGAGATAAAGAAATGCGTGAGATCGGTGGAAGGCATGGCGGAGTTTGCAGTATCAGTGTTGGGCTCCAAGGTGGAGATTCTCACCACACAAAGCACGGCGGGTTCTAGAAGCCAAGTTTCTGTCGGCGCCGTCACGGGAAAAGACGGTGGCAAGATCACAAGGTCGGTGTCGTGCCACCAGAGTCTGTTTCCGTTTCTGGTTTATTACTGCCATGCTGTGCCCAAGGTTAAGGTTTACCAAGCTGAACTGTTGtcaatgaaggagaagaagaagataaacAATGGAGTTGCTATTTGCCATCTGGATACGACACAGTGGAGTGCAACACATGCTGCATTCAGAGCATTGGGACATGCACCAGGGAAGATTGAGGTCTGCCATTGGATTTTCGAAAACGATCTCATCTGGGTGCCGATCTCTGCTTAA